One Triticum dicoccoides isolate Atlit2015 ecotype Zavitan chromosome 3B, WEW_v2.0, whole genome shotgun sequence genomic window, CGGGCTGGTCGTCGCCCTCCTTCTTGAGGTCTGACGGCGGCAGGAAGTAGTCGGAGGTGAGGCCTTTCACGTTGAAGTCGGCCTCCTCCACCGTCCAcgtctcctccagcttcctcttgtgGTTGACGGAGCCCTCGCCGTAGCGGAAGAGCGTGACGGTGGTTTTGCCGCCGTGCGCGATGTTGACGCCGTCGATGTGGCGGTAGTTGTTGATGACGGACTCCATGCTGGTCTCCCAGAAGATGTTCTCGCTGCGTCGCGCGCCCTTGCCGGACTTCATGCGGAGCAGGTGGTTGTCCTCGAGCTGGATGAGCAGGCCCGTGCGCTGGCTGAAGTATCCCCACACCGTGTGGTGGATGATGTCGAACGCCGCCGCGCTCCGCGCCCGCAGCGTCATGGCGCTCGCCTCCAGCTTCAGGATGAAGCACTCCTCGCCGTTGATGACCTTCTCGCCGATGCATACCGCGTCGGAGAAGAGGTTCGCGATCGACCGCGGGTCCAGACCCTGCAGGCCATGCATGCATGCGTCAAGAAGGTCACGAATTGATCGATGCATCCGGTGGTAGGATACGTGGGCGTGCCTGGAGGGACCGGCGGAGTGGGCGGGGCGGGCCGCGGGAGGCATGGGAGTTCTCGGCGGCGGACTGGCGCCAGGCGACCTTGCCGTCGCTGCCGGCGC contains:
- the LOC119281544 gene encoding uncharacterized protein LOC119281544 produces the protein MRKLCPNHDRDDSQLDTVLEVPIPDEMLANAPGADKRRGGGPNMRAWLKTQAFDRATAEGPAAAAANAELQLFLNVVGSPLIPCPVPHDRAFSRSIRDSSIQASTAKYIMQQYIAATGGQAALQGVQSMYAVGKVKMCASEFHLGDQTVTAAQGRAEVGGFVLWQKCPEVWYFELIMAGHKMSAGSDGKVAWRQSAAENSHASRGPPRPLRRSLQGLDPRSIANLFSDAVCIGEKVINGEECFILKLEASAMTLRARSAAAFDIIHHTVWGYFSQRTGLLIQLEDNHLLRMKSGKGARRSENIFWETSMESVINNYRHIDGVNIAHGGKTTVTLFRYGEGSVNHKRKLEETWTVEEADFNVKGLTSDYFLPPSDLKKEGDDQPGG